One Vitis vinifera cultivar Pinot Noir 40024 chromosome 8, ASM3070453v1 genomic window carries:
- the LOC100265320 gene encoding WEB family protein At2g38370 isoform X1: MAETLKFGTGVEVGNNGVVDSGVKMGNPKGRSEAGSEEWKKEGGGRGEIDTSAPFESVKEAASRFGGIGFWKPSHCKLSEAEQRGIEEVDIAQVEEHAAQLEKDLILKERETLDVLKELEATKMIVEELKLKLQKESSEVTAILETNSDDRIVTPIVQEAEMKRHENPEADQQHLAGGLMLCPSSAPGLILMELKQAKLNLTRTTNDLADIRASVESFNKKIEKERISLEKTRERLTLNSSKISSLEAELNQTRLKVQLAKDAEIKGSFDNPMDIARELQKLTSEAEDFKKMGEAAKSEVLKAISEIEQTKARIKTAEIRLVAAKKMKEAARAAEVIALAEIKALSNSESSHGVLLQKPDGVTLSFEEYSALTCRAREAEELSKGKVIEAMLQVDEANISKVEILRRVEEATEEIKTSKKALEEALNRVEAANRGKLAVEEALRKWRSEHGQRRRSVQNSTKFKNSYPAHHRRDSRMLDVNGLNLVSDGPSPVLKPTLSIGQILSRKLLMPDEFEPGIHKDKSTVKQKMSLGQMLNKQGVDLPSHWKAERESVPKQFPAKRKKFGFGRFSLLLTKQSKKKKKSTTNSKWHGSYMN, encoded by the exons ATGGCTGAAACCCTAAAGTTTGGTACTGGAGTGGAAGTTGGAAATAATGGTGTGGTTGATTCGGGCGTGAAAATGGGGAACCCGAAGGGTAGGAGTGAAGCGGGTTCGGAGGAGTGGAAGAAGGAGGGTGGGGGCAGGGGGGAGATCGACACGTCAGCGCCGTTCGAGTCTGTGAAGGAAGCTGCGAGTCGATTTGGTGGAATCGGATTCTGGAAACCCAGTCATTGCAAGCTCTCTGAAGCTGAG caGCGTGGAATTGAAGAGGTTGACATTGCTCAAGTAGAAGAACATGCAGCACAGTTGGAGAAAGATCTTATTTTGAAAGAAAGGGAAACACTTGATGTCTTAAAAGAACTGGAAGCCACTAAAATGATTGTAGAAGAACTAAAATTAAAGCTACAAAAAGAATCATCTGAAGTCACTGCAATTCTTGAGACAAATTCAGATGATAGGATTGTGACCCCCATTGTGCAAGAGGCAGAAATGAAACGACATGAGAATCCTGAAGCAGATCAACAGCATTTGGCCGGAGGTTTGATGCTGTGTCCATCTTCAGCCCCAGGTTTAATCTTAATGGAGCTAAAACAGGCTAAGTTGAACCTCACCAGAACAACAAATGATCTTGCTGATATTCGAGCTTCTGTTGAATCATTTaacaagaaaatagagaaagaaagaatCTCACTTGAAAAGACCCGAGAGCGGCTAACTTTGAATTCCTCAAAAATTTCATCTCTTGAGGCGGAGCTAAATCAAACAAGATTAAAGGTACAACTGGCAAAAGATGCTGAAATCAAAGGCAGTTTTGACAATCCTATGGATATTGCAAGGGAGCTCCAAAAATTGACTTCTGAAGCAGAAGATTTCAAGAAAATGGGGGAAGCAGCAAAATCAGAAGTTTTGAAAGCAATCTCTGAGATTGAACAGACAAAAGCTAGAATAAAAACAGCTGAGATCAGGCTAGTTGCTGccaaaaaaatgaaggaagCCGCTAGAGCTGCAGAAGTCATTGCTCTTGCAGAGATCAAGGCTCTATCAAACAGTGAGAGCTCACATGGAGTTCTCCTGCAAAAGCCTGATGGAGTAACTCTTTCATTTGAAGAGTACTCTGCCTTAACCTGCAGAGCTCGAGAGGCTGAGGAACTCTCTAAAGGGAAGGTAATTGAGGCCATGCTTCAAGTTGATGAAGCAAATATTTCAAAAGTGGAAATCTTGAGGAGAGTAGAGGAAGCTACTGAAGAAATCAAAACCAGTAAGAAGGCATTGGAAGAAGCTCTGAACAGAGTAGAGGCTGCAAATAGAGGGAAGCTGGCTGTTGAAGAGGCTCTTCGGAAATGGAGATCTGAACATGGTCAGAGAAGGCGTTCTGTACAAAACTCGACTAAGTTCAAGAATTCCTACCCAGCCCACCATCGGAGAGATTCCCGCATGCTTGATGTGAATGGACTGAATCTGGTTAGTGATGGCCCAAGCCCTGTTCTAAAGCCTACCCTATCAATAGGCCAGATACTGAGCAGGAAGCTTCTTATGCCAGATGAATTTGAGCCAGGAATCCACAAAGACAAAAGCACTGTGAAGCAGAAAATGTCACTGGGTCAAATGCTTAACAAACAAGGTGTTGACCTACCCTCCCATTGGAAGGCTGAGAGAGAGAGTGTTCCCAAGCAGTTTCCTGCCAAGAGAAAGAAGTTTGGGTTTGGTCGGTTCTCTCTCCTTCTGACAAAACAgagtaagaaaaagaagaagtcaACCACAAATTCCAAATGGCATGGCAGCTACATGAATTAA
- the LOC100265320 gene encoding WEB family protein At2g38370 isoform X2, with product MAETLKFGTGVEVGNNGVVDSGVKMGNPKGRSEAGSEEWKKEGGGRGEIDTSAPFESVKEAASRFGGIGFWKPSHCKLSEAERGIEEVDIAQVEEHAAQLEKDLILKERETLDVLKELEATKMIVEELKLKLQKESSEVTAILETNSDDRIVTPIVQEAEMKRHENPEADQQHLAGGLMLCPSSAPGLILMELKQAKLNLTRTTNDLADIRASVESFNKKIEKERISLEKTRERLTLNSSKISSLEAELNQTRLKVQLAKDAEIKGSFDNPMDIARELQKLTSEAEDFKKMGEAAKSEVLKAISEIEQTKARIKTAEIRLVAAKKMKEAARAAEVIALAEIKALSNSESSHGVLLQKPDGVTLSFEEYSALTCRAREAEELSKGKVIEAMLQVDEANISKVEILRRVEEATEEIKTSKKALEEALNRVEAANRGKLAVEEALRKWRSEHGQRRRSVQNSTKFKNSYPAHHRRDSRMLDVNGLNLVSDGPSPVLKPTLSIGQILSRKLLMPDEFEPGIHKDKSTVKQKMSLGQMLNKQGVDLPSHWKAERESVPKQFPAKRKKFGFGRFSLLLTKQSKKKKKSTTNSKWHGSYMN from the exons ATGGCTGAAACCCTAAAGTTTGGTACTGGAGTGGAAGTTGGAAATAATGGTGTGGTTGATTCGGGCGTGAAAATGGGGAACCCGAAGGGTAGGAGTGAAGCGGGTTCGGAGGAGTGGAAGAAGGAGGGTGGGGGCAGGGGGGAGATCGACACGTCAGCGCCGTTCGAGTCTGTGAAGGAAGCTGCGAGTCGATTTGGTGGAATCGGATTCTGGAAACCCAGTCATTGCAAGCTCTCTGAAGCTGAG CGTGGAATTGAAGAGGTTGACATTGCTCAAGTAGAAGAACATGCAGCACAGTTGGAGAAAGATCTTATTTTGAAAGAAAGGGAAACACTTGATGTCTTAAAAGAACTGGAAGCCACTAAAATGATTGTAGAAGAACTAAAATTAAAGCTACAAAAAGAATCATCTGAAGTCACTGCAATTCTTGAGACAAATTCAGATGATAGGATTGTGACCCCCATTGTGCAAGAGGCAGAAATGAAACGACATGAGAATCCTGAAGCAGATCAACAGCATTTGGCCGGAGGTTTGATGCTGTGTCCATCTTCAGCCCCAGGTTTAATCTTAATGGAGCTAAAACAGGCTAAGTTGAACCTCACCAGAACAACAAATGATCTTGCTGATATTCGAGCTTCTGTTGAATCATTTaacaagaaaatagagaaagaaagaatCTCACTTGAAAAGACCCGAGAGCGGCTAACTTTGAATTCCTCAAAAATTTCATCTCTTGAGGCGGAGCTAAATCAAACAAGATTAAAGGTACAACTGGCAAAAGATGCTGAAATCAAAGGCAGTTTTGACAATCCTATGGATATTGCAAGGGAGCTCCAAAAATTGACTTCTGAAGCAGAAGATTTCAAGAAAATGGGGGAAGCAGCAAAATCAGAAGTTTTGAAAGCAATCTCTGAGATTGAACAGACAAAAGCTAGAATAAAAACAGCTGAGATCAGGCTAGTTGCTGccaaaaaaatgaaggaagCCGCTAGAGCTGCAGAAGTCATTGCTCTTGCAGAGATCAAGGCTCTATCAAACAGTGAGAGCTCACATGGAGTTCTCCTGCAAAAGCCTGATGGAGTAACTCTTTCATTTGAAGAGTACTCTGCCTTAACCTGCAGAGCTCGAGAGGCTGAGGAACTCTCTAAAGGGAAGGTAATTGAGGCCATGCTTCAAGTTGATGAAGCAAATATTTCAAAAGTGGAAATCTTGAGGAGAGTAGAGGAAGCTACTGAAGAAATCAAAACCAGTAAGAAGGCATTGGAAGAAGCTCTGAACAGAGTAGAGGCTGCAAATAGAGGGAAGCTGGCTGTTGAAGAGGCTCTTCGGAAATGGAGATCTGAACATGGTCAGAGAAGGCGTTCTGTACAAAACTCGACTAAGTTCAAGAATTCCTACCCAGCCCACCATCGGAGAGATTCCCGCATGCTTGATGTGAATGGACTGAATCTGGTTAGTGATGGCCCAAGCCCTGTTCTAAAGCCTACCCTATCAATAGGCCAGATACTGAGCAGGAAGCTTCTTATGCCAGATGAATTTGAGCCAGGAATCCACAAAGACAAAAGCACTGTGAAGCAGAAAATGTCACTGGGTCAAATGCTTAACAAACAAGGTGTTGACCTACCCTCCCATTGGAAGGCTGAGAGAGAGAGTGTTCCCAAGCAGTTTCCTGCCAAGAGAAAGAAGTTTGGGTTTGGTCGGTTCTCTCTCCTTCTGACAAAACAgagtaagaaaaagaagaagtcaACCACAAATTCCAAATGGCATGGCAGCTACATGAATTAA